From Anopheles funestus chromosome 3RL, idAnoFuneDA-416_04, whole genome shotgun sequence, a single genomic window includes:
- the LOC125768015 gene encoding forkhead box protein K2-like isoform X1, with protein sequence MNEIRTDQILLEFSNECSTCDDTTTKHIHTATQCNTKLSKVLPRTVNAVIASISFRCTQLFSCARRLAVKLLYFHTNCCLFEVKYCLQKDCVACCSNRGGRKTEMETTEQSTQTYPFFDDPTELDVVPPNCFNFIAYLLGESNILLITQHKVVVGRLRPTSAVDFPVSTKKQISRQHFTIEYCNDEFLLGCLSKNGIFINDRFLRKSAISYYLPKSCYIRFPATNVKVYFNSLIGTKPHIGAVVHRDMLKAFAVHLMKNIPEAVLGLLKINVQNTLNIMQCHTVTTDTLAMNMQPESVPMPDLPTERDGVKLEEANESTVDDGVQQTVSEIPFRHDRKPPYSYSRLIVQAILASPLQQLTLSEIYTFLKDKYPFFRNHSRNGWKNSIRHNLSLNRFFVKVPRPFATAGKGSYWRIDATIYSKTMENRCQGWKKRQSLNRDIYCTASAIPLPPPNTTESAQPIDAQHPSTSVPDSPNNTKPCLDGSS encoded by the exons ATGAATGAAATCCGTACGGATCAAATCTTGTTGGAATTTTCCAATGAATGTTCCACGTGCGATGACACCACtaccaaacacatacacacagccacacaatgCAACACGAAACTGTCAAAAGTTTTGCCGCGAACTGTCAACGCAGTTATTGCAAGCATTAGTTTTCGGTGCACGCAACTTTTTTCTTGTGCAAGGCGACTAGCAGTGAAGTTACTGTATTTCCATacaaattgttgtttgtttgaagtaaAATACTGTCTGCAAAAAG ATTGTGTTGCGTGCTGCTCAAATAGGGGCGGGAGAAAAACTGAAATGGAAACGACGGAACAATCGACACAAACATATCCATTCTTCGACGATCCTACCGAGTTGGACGTGGTACCGCccaattgttttaatttcatcgCGTATCTACTCGGCGAATCCAACATTTTGCTGATCACCCAACACAAAGTGGTCGTTGGACGTTTAAGACCTACATCAGCTGTAGATTTCCCGGTCTCCACGAAGAAGCAGATCTCTCGTCAACATTTCACTATCGAGTACTGCAATGATGAGTTTTTGTTGGGTTGTTTGAGCAAGAATGGCATTTTTATCAACGACAGATTTTTAAGAAAGAGTGCCATTTCGTACTACTTACCAAAATCGTGCTACATTCGCTTTCCCGCCACCAACGTTAAGGTGTATTTTAACAGTCTCATCGGAACGAAACCGCACATCGGTGCGGTGGTGCATCGTGACATGCTGAAGGCTTTTGCAGTTCACTTGATGAAAAACATACCTGAAGCCGTTTTAGGTTTGTTAAAGATTAACGTCCAGAACACGCTGAATATCATGCAGTGTCATACAGTCACTACCGATACACTAGCAATGAACATGCAGCCGGAATCGGTACCAATGCCCGATTTGCCCACCGAACGGGATGGCGTAAAACTGGAAGAAGCAAATGAATCGACAGTTGACGATGGTGTACAACAAACGGTTTCCGAGATCCCGTTCCGCCACGATAGAAAACCACCATACAGCTACTCAAGACTTATCGTTCAAGCCATTCTCGCGTCACCGCTGCAACAGTTGACGCTTTCGGAAATTTACACCTTCCTAAAGGATAAGTATCCTTTCTTCCGGAACCATTCACGGAACGGTTGGAAGAACTCGATTCGGCACAATTTGAGCTTGAATCGATTCTTCGTTAAGGTGCCGCGTCCATTTGCTACAGCCGGTAAAGGAAGTTACTGGCGGATTGATGCAACTATTTACAGCAAAACGATGGAAAATCGTTGCCAAGGGTGGAAAAAACGTCAGTCGTTGAATCGTGATATTTACTGCACGGCATCAGCCATACCGCTTCCTCCTCCTAATACTACGGAGTCAGCTCAACCGATAGATGCACAACATCCGTCTACATCCGTACCAGATTCACcgaacaacacaaaaccatgTTTGGATGGTTCGAGTTAA
- the LOC125768015 gene encoding forkhead box protein K2-like isoform X2, which yields MYINCVLVSKSVIVDCVACCSNRGGRKTEMETTEQSTQTYPFFDDPTELDVVPPNCFNFIAYLLGESNILLITQHKVVVGRLRPTSAVDFPVSTKKQISRQHFTIEYCNDEFLLGCLSKNGIFINDRFLRKSAISYYLPKSCYIRFPATNVKVYFNSLIGTKPHIGAVVHRDMLKAFAVHLMKNIPEAVLGLLKINVQNTLNIMQCHTVTTDTLAMNMQPESVPMPDLPTERDGVKLEEANESTVDDGVQQTVSEIPFRHDRKPPYSYSRLIVQAILASPLQQLTLSEIYTFLKDKYPFFRNHSRNGWKNSIRHNLSLNRFFVKVPRPFATAGKGSYWRIDATIYSKTMENRCQGWKKRQSLNRDIYCTASAIPLPPPNTTESAQPIDAQHPSTSVPDSPNNTKPCLDGSS from the coding sequence ATGTATATTAATTGTGTTCTTGTGTCCAAATCCGTAATCGTAGATTGTGTTGCGTGCTGCTCAAATAGGGGCGGGAGAAAAACTGAAATGGAAACGACGGAACAATCGACACAAACATATCCATTCTTCGACGATCCTACCGAGTTGGACGTGGTACCGCccaattgttttaatttcatcgCGTATCTACTCGGCGAATCCAACATTTTGCTGATCACCCAACACAAAGTGGTCGTTGGACGTTTAAGACCTACATCAGCTGTAGATTTCCCGGTCTCCACGAAGAAGCAGATCTCTCGTCAACATTTCACTATCGAGTACTGCAATGATGAGTTTTTGTTGGGTTGTTTGAGCAAGAATGGCATTTTTATCAACGACAGATTTTTAAGAAAGAGTGCCATTTCGTACTACTTACCAAAATCGTGCTACATTCGCTTTCCCGCCACCAACGTTAAGGTGTATTTTAACAGTCTCATCGGAACGAAACCGCACATCGGTGCGGTGGTGCATCGTGACATGCTGAAGGCTTTTGCAGTTCACTTGATGAAAAACATACCTGAAGCCGTTTTAGGTTTGTTAAAGATTAACGTCCAGAACACGCTGAATATCATGCAGTGTCATACAGTCACTACCGATACACTAGCAATGAACATGCAGCCGGAATCGGTACCAATGCCCGATTTGCCCACCGAACGGGATGGCGTAAAACTGGAAGAAGCAAATGAATCGACAGTTGACGATGGTGTACAACAAACGGTTTCCGAGATCCCGTTCCGCCACGATAGAAAACCACCATACAGCTACTCAAGACTTATCGTTCAAGCCATTCTCGCGTCACCGCTGCAACAGTTGACGCTTTCGGAAATTTACACCTTCCTAAAGGATAAGTATCCTTTCTTCCGGAACCATTCACGGAACGGTTGGAAGAACTCGATTCGGCACAATTTGAGCTTGAATCGATTCTTCGTTAAGGTGCCGCGTCCATTTGCTACAGCCGGTAAAGGAAGTTACTGGCGGATTGATGCAACTATTTACAGCAAAACGATGGAAAATCGTTGCCAAGGGTGGAAAAAACGTCAGTCGTTGAATCGTGATATTTACTGCACGGCATCAGCCATACCGCTTCCTCCTCCTAATACTACGGAGTCAGCTCAACCGATAGATGCACAACATCCGTCTACATCCGTACCAGATTCACcgaacaacacaaaaccatgTTTGGATGGTTCGAGTTAA